In Fusarium oxysporum f. sp. lycopersici 4287 chromosome 6, whole genome shotgun sequence, a single window of DNA contains:
- a CDS encoding hypothetical protein (At least one base has a quality score < 10) has product MRAVQWCSIKGGIEKNLKPVMDAKLPKHAQSLPKGHTLVKVAYASLNHLDYKVAEMPLCNIMFPKPATPGLDFSGTIVSTTLDDFEEGQRVFGRAELPSGGTMAEYAVVGGAGIAALPDGVFLKEAACIGICGTTALQCLRPFVQPGDRVFINGGSGGVGIFAIQIAKALGCSHVTTTCSAANAEFCRNLGADEIIDYNSENPLEVLKKSEEQFDCILDTVFINPYMYWQCHQYLKPHGTYVCVGLPPRFQTFKSLLTIKLLPRWLGGGKRKFKYHSVIANQRDFTQVARWIRDGKINTFIEQEFALDDAGRAYARLKAGRTRGKLVVRVGGEPGSDQYDLDL; this is encoded by the coding sequence ATGCGCGCCGTACAATGGTGCTCAATCAAAGGCGGCATCGAGAAAAACCTTAAGCCAGTCATGGATGCAAAACTTCCCAAACACGCTCAGTCACTCCCAAAAGGCCACACGCTCGTGAAAGTCGCATACGCATCGCTTAATCATCTCGACTACAAAGTGGCCGAAATGCCTCTGTGCAACATAATGTTCCCCAAGCCTGCCACGCCGGGGCTTGACTTTTCCGGCACAATTGTTTCCACGACGTTGGATGATTTCGAAGAAGGCCAGCGTGTCTTTGGCAGAGCCGAGTTACCCAGTGGTGGAACCATGGCAGAGTATGCTGTTGTCGGAGGCGCAGGAATAGCTGCTTTGCCTGATGGTGTGTTCCTCAAAGAAGCAGCTTGTATTGGTATCTGCGGTACCACTGCTTTGCAATGTCTTCGACCGTTCGTGCAGCCGGGAGACAGAGTTTTTATCAACGGCGGTAGTGGAGGCGTTGGTATTTTCGCTATTCAGATTGCCAAAGCCCTGGGCTGTTCTCATGTCACAACCACTTGCTCAGCGGCCAACGCCGAGTTTTGCCGAAATCTTGGTGCCGACGAGATTATCGATTACAACTCTGAGAATCCACTTGAGGTGCTCAAGAAGAGTGAAGAGCAATTTGACTGCATCCTTGACACGGTCTTTATCAATCCGTACATGTACTGGCAGTGCCACCAATACCTCAAGCCCCACGGAACATATGTCTGCGTTGGCCTACCACCAAGATTCCAGACCTTTAAGTCTCTCCTTACCATCAAACTGTTACCGAGATGGCTCGGGGGCGGAAAGCGAAAGTTCAAGTATCATTCGGTGATTGCGAACCAGAGGGATTTCACTCAAGTTGCCCGCTGGATCAGAGATGGGAAGATTAACACTTTTATTGAGCAGGAGTTTGCATTGGATGATGCAGGAAGGGCTTATGCGAGACTGAAAGCGGGAAGGACGAGGGGAAAGTTGGTCGTTCGTGTTGGAGGAGAGCCTGGCAGCGATCAGTATGACCTTGATCTTTGA
- a CDS encoding hypothetical protein (At least one base has a quality score < 10), which yields MLPPSLQASMSQIRYFYRIISLDTLRPGVLASEGPQKAQLPSQAHVPTLTQDPAVTEMLQWNDAHQDADSKAVCPRPMSRVLYSESVDDGKAIRGSSGINWKFARQGTSLVNISVDGGRPAVAEEDVTFERKAFIDGVTYLLKALPPDLDVCELRRIQSALPEDVAHLDQVAVQKGDGLTQSASGRPRSILHRSVQMTVANLIFVLSFMLPYLMYLIRHIARMERKYKVFETVVGHGLSFVNSIGKQSLSLTETMCQMNDGKVGQALLEAFLWTVDGVARGISEGLGEGLQLYCSSHFH from the exons ATGCTTCCACCATCGCTGCAGGCAAGCATGAGTCAGATTCGATACTTTTACCGCATCATCAGCCTTGACACCTTACGACCGGGTGTCCTGGCCTCAGAGGGGCCCCAAAAAGCTCAGCTACCCTCACAGGCACATGTGCCGACTCTGACCCAGGATCCGGCCGTCACTGAGATGCTCCAGTGGAACGATGCTCATCAGGATGCGGATTCGAAGGCCGTGTGCCCGCGACCGATGAGCCGGGTTCTTTACTCGGAGTCGGTGGATGATGGTAAGGCTATCAGGGGGTCATCTGGTATTAATTGGAAGTTTGCGCGGCAAG GCACAAGCCTCGTAAACATCTCCGTCGATGGAGGTAGGCCCGCAGTCGCAGAGGAGGATGTTACTTTCGAGCGGAAGGCCTTCATTGATGGGGTGACGTATCTCCTCAAGGCACTTCCCCCGGACCTCGATGTCTGCGAACTGAGGCGGATCCAATCCGCTCTGCCGGAGGATGTTGCCCATCTGGACCAGGTGGCGGTTCAGAAAGGAGACGGCTTGACCCAATCCGCTTCTGGTCGCCCACGATCCATTCTGCACCGCAGTGTCCAGATGACCGTGGCCAACTTGATCTTCGTCCTCAGCTTTATGCTGCCGTATCTGATGTATCTCATCCGCCACATAGCACGAATGGAGCGGAAATACAAGGTTTTTGAGACCGTGGTCGGCCATGGGCTCAGCTTTGTCAACTCGATCGGGAAACAGAGCTTGTCCCTTACCGAAACGATGTGCCAGATGAACGACGGAAAAGTTGGACAGGCTCTTCTGGAAGCATTCTTATGGACGGTGGATGGGGTCGCACGGGGGATATCGGAGGGGCTTGGCGAGGGTCTACAGCTCTATTGCTCCTCCCACTTTCACTGA
- a CDS encoding pyruvate decarboxylase, protein MSPFTVGDYLAERLVQIGIRHHFIVPGDYNLILLDKLEAHPSLTEVGCTNELNCSLAAIKLR, encoded by the coding sequence ATGTCGCCCTTCACCGTCGGTGATTATCTCGCCGAGAGGCTTGTCCAGATCGGAATCCGTCATCATTTCATTGTCCCGGGGGACTAcaatctcatcctcctcgaTAAGCTCGAGGCGCATCCGTCGCTAACCGAGGTCGGCTGCACTAACGAGCTGAACTGTTCTCTAGCTGCGATCAAGCTCAGATAA